Below is a window of Nomascus leucogenys isolate Asia unplaced genomic scaffold, Asia_NLE_v1 Super-Scaffold_285, whole genome shotgun sequence DNA.
ATGCCACCTTCCCACCTCATAAGCAAACAAAACCCTCAGCCAACAAACTAAAGCAGCTGTGACAGAAAGATAATTGATTCCTTTGTAGATATTGTCCATAGATTTTGAAGTATGTAATACAAAGTGCACATGTCAAAGCAAGAAAGTAAGAAATAGCccaatttcaattttatttctgggaCAATAATCAAGGAAGGGCATTCAGAAAGGCACAGAATGAATGAAATCCCCATTTAGTTTGACCTTATTGTTCCCAGAAAAGTTCTTTCCCTTTAATTGCTTGACTTATCTTTGTCTTGCCTTACTAAAATTTGTGATTGCTATGTGATAGGAAACtatttgaaagttattttcctttcctttccctctccacCCCCAAACAGTACAGTATCGTCTACATAATAAGCATCTCATAAGTGTTAATGAGTTATAAACCAACCCAgattactaaaataaaatcagtCTAGCAGCTTTGGTGATGATTTTCTTATAAACAAGGTTAGGCACTGTGTCATTAAACACTGGGCCATTCTTTCCATAGCAGAATCAATACACATCTGCTCTTATGAGCCATTTTGGTTTTTTAGAAATTCTTGCTTGATCTCAATGCCAATCAGAAACCCGGCCTGTGACTCATGAACATTCCAGTCTCATGCTTAAGTCACGGATGGCAGCGAACAACAGGATAGTGTGATGGTGGCTGGATTCTTCAAACTTGCACACTCTCACATGGCATGGCCTGGAAGGACTAGCTGATACATGAGCAATTGTTCTGATGATATACATGACCAGGTATTCAGTTCTAGGGAAAAGGCAGACAGATAGAAAACAAAGCATCCTTTAGTTATTTAGGGATCGGTGCCTCAGCAGTTAAATCCAGAATTCTCATTTCAACGGGCAGCTACAACTCCAGGAAATGACCTCATGTCCTGGGGGTCATCAGCACCCAGCCAGGGTATATAAAGGGCCCAGAATGGAACGAGGACATTCACACCTGAGAACACCCAGCTTTTCTCAACAGCCCAACCCACATCAGCCTCAGACACCATCATGACCGGCTCCTGCTGCGGCtccaccttctcctgcctgagctaTGGGGGAGGCTGCTGCCAGCCCTGCTGCTGCCGCGACCCCTGCTGCTGCCGCCCTGTGACCTGCCAGACCACCGTGTGCCGCCCTGTCACCTGCGTGCCCCGCTGCACGCGCCCCATCTGCGAGCCCTGCCGCCGCCCGGTGTGCTGCGACCCCTGCTGCCTGCAGGAAGGCTGCTGCCGCCCCATCACCTGCTGCCCCACGTCATGCACGGCTGTGGTGTGCAGGCCCTGCTGCTGGGCCACCACCTGCTGCCAGCCTGTGTCTGTGCAGTCCCCCTGCTGCCGGCCCCCCTGCGGCCAGCCGACCCCTTGCAGCACCACCTGCAGGACCTCCTCCTGCTGAGACCTCACCTCCCCCCTCAAGGCACGAAATATTCCCAGGTGCACAGAAGCTTGTGCAGACTCTTCTACCCCTTCTGGATCAGATGAGAGACTCCACCTTTGCAGCCTAGCTGATCCTCAAGCACGAATTCAACAATAACATCCTATCTATTTCCCCACATAATTATGCAGCTAATCCTGGCCCTCTCTGACAATCTTGAGAAAAATTCCAGCTTTCATCATTTGAATTCCCggcttgaaaaaaaaaacgagtaaataaaaatcaaagctcCTCTTGAATAGAACTCTGTCCCACTGACTCATCACCCTTTTTTCTACGATTTCAAGGTTCTCAGATGAGATTTTTTCTTCCAGGATAATATTTGTATGCTGTATTTTTgcactgtaaaaaaataaaattatatttctggggaagcaaacatttctttttatttattgtttatcacTCTTCAAAAGCTCATATTTAGCTTACATTACAGCATGCAGAATCAGAAGAACGAAAGGAGGGATTTTCTAAGGTCCATTTTTGAGCTTTAGAATAGGAACAACTCAGGTGGAAGGTCTATAATTTTAACAGCATTTCAAATAAATCTGATCATCTCATGTGATTCACCTTCATATTTCGAGTCGCAGGTTTTATGGTGATGCTGAGGAAATGGTGAGACTACAGTAGGTCTCTGTAAACATAAACTTGACTTATGAATAACTCACACACATGATAAGGGGGAGGAAGTCCAAGTTAAGTTATAGCCCTATTTGTTCACCAGTGTAGAAAACTGTGAGGTAATTGATGTCAAACAGGACCCGGGAATCCCTAGCCACTGAACATCCTATGCTGGACGAACCACTATCCCATCCTATCCCATCTTCTCCATGGTTCCCGTCAGCACCACCACGGCCAGTTCTACTTCCAGTGGAGTGGCTGCTGCTGAGAAGACAGGGAGAAATGAAGCCTTGGTTGTAATCATCCTAGTTTTGAGCTCCGCATACATCTTACCATTTAAACAACTCCAATGCGGTTGGAATGCCGATAACATTAATCCATACtgcatatatttttgatattgttAAATACTTGTAGGTTGGTAAGGAAGGCTAACCACTATCGTTTCCCTGAGAAATATCTTTTTAGTTCCTAGCATGTgatagaaaagaggtttatttgattGTTCAGCATGTATTCCTGGGAATATCTACCTGCCCATTGAGAGAAGTGAGGCAAGGGAAACTTTGTGAGGGCAGgggtctttattctttttaatttaaatttatttcaagttcaggggtacatgtgcaggtttgttatataggtaaattgtgtgtcacagggttttggtatacagattatttcatcacccaggtaataagcatagtaacagatggccaggtgcagtggctcatgcctgtaatcccagcactttaggaggctgagatgggtaggtcacttgaggccaggaattcaagaccagcctggccaacgtggcgaaaccctgtctctactaaaaatacaaaaattagctgggcatggtggcatgcgcctgtaatccaagctactcaggaggctgaatcaggagaatcgcttgagcctgggagacagagctttggtgagacaagattgcgccactgcactcctgcctgggtgacagagtgagactccgtctcaaaaaattaattaattaatttaattaaacaaaagCATAGTAACAGATAGGTGGTTTTTTtatcctcaccctcttcccaccatCTGCCCTCAAGTAGGCttcagtatctgttgttcccttaTTTGTGTctatatgtactcaatgtttagctaccacttataagtgagaacatgccgtatttggttttctgtatctgtgttagtttacttaggataatggcctccagattcatccaattgctacaaaggacataatttccttttttatggctgtatagtattccatggtgtatgtgtaccacattttctttatccagtccacccttgatgggtatttaggttgattccatatctttgctaccttgaacagtgctgcaataaacatatgcatgtatatgtctttatggtagaatgatttctgtCCCTCTGGGTCCATACccaataataggattgctgggtcaaatggtaattctattttaaatactttcagaaattgccagactgctttccacaatggctgagctaatttacattgaGGGCCAGGAACTTGACTAACTTTGTTCACTACTAGATTCCCACTGACCTGCACAATATTTGGCACATTGAGTATAATCAGAAATGATGTGTTGAATGATAAATGAATAAGTTCTAAGGACATTGGTTAGAAGAGAGAAAGACATCATCATTCCATCCCAACTCTCAACTCATGCTGGATAtgcatattcttaaaataaaacaataaaccaaTCATGAAGAAAGATCTTTTTTCTGGAAATATGGTAAAAGTTTCTCAATAAGAAGACTGTTATATTcaaaacttttacatttttggtaCACGCACAATGGAGTCTTATCTTTGTTAACGGTTTGGTAATTAACCAATGGATAGGCTCACAAGCCTAATTTCTTTCTATATATTCTTGATCACTGTTTTCAAAATTCGTTAAGTAcatctgtttttctcctctcaGAGTTTTTCTTGTTAGCCTTCTAGAGActtccttatttaaaagtgttttctcaAATGGACAATGCCTTGTTTGCCCCCAAACCTATCATTATTATTGGATCTCATTTATTCCCACAGTCACCCCATTCTCTGGTTGGCTGACGTGGCTGGTGCAGATCTGGGTAAGCCTGTAAGAAACCATGCAAGTGGTGTGATCAATAAGAAGACTTACACTTGAACCTTCAACTTCagatctattaggttggtgcaaaaataattgcagcttttgccattgaaagtaatgccaaaaaccgcaattactttttgcaccaacctaatagagcAGACTTAGTTGTAAAGGAAAAGGTCAAGACCAAGTAAATTAAGAGGCAAAGAC
It encodes the following:
- the LOC100579809 gene encoding keratin-associated protein 2-1-like, with translation MTGSCCGSTFSCLSYGGGCCQPCCCRDPCCCRPVTCQTTVCRPVTCVPRCTRPICEPCRRPVCCDPCCLQEGCCRPITCCPTSCTAVVCRPCCWATTCCQPVSVQSPCCRPPCGQPTPCSTTCRTSSC